In one Chitinophaga sancti genomic region, the following are encoded:
- a CDS encoding CHAD domain-containing protein, translating to MKKKRVLKIIRRYYNRLDKKSRQMSPGYAPKVIHQFRTKYKQLKAFLHMVHVPGIPGKLKDFYHQLGILRDLQLQEQYTRNDAPHLPSYRKIIHKQAEQSKSQLADILVKKPVKKARKKTLIAVKSGFSHKRYQRYLESQTAAVQEILQPVSYSDADLHTIRKLFKELSNNEQLKKSPLQDQLGAFQDKRNALRLFRQYHPARMSKKERVYLEKKEKALVAEKKTMKAQLIRELKSIL from the coding sequence ATGAAAAAGAAACGGGTGCTGAAAATAATTCGCCGGTATTATAATCGACTCGACAAGAAGAGCCGGCAGATGTCACCTGGATATGCCCCGAAAGTCATTCACCAATTCAGGACAAAATATAAGCAACTAAAAGCCTTTTTGCACATGGTGCATGTGCCTGGTATTCCAGGGAAGTTAAAAGACTTTTATCACCAGCTTGGTATACTGCGCGACCTGCAATTGCAGGAGCAGTATACCAGGAATGATGCCCCTCATTTACCCAGTTATAGAAAGATAATACACAAGCAGGCAGAACAATCTAAATCACAGTTGGCCGATATACTTGTTAAAAAACCGGTAAAAAAAGCGCGGAAGAAGACCTTGATAGCAGTGAAAAGCGGTTTCAGCCATAAAAGGTATCAACGGTATTTAGAAAGCCAAACGGCTGCGGTGCAGGAAATACTGCAACCGGTGAGTTATAGTGACGCGGATCTGCATACGATCAGGAAATTATTTAAGGAATTATCGAATAATGAGCAGCTGAAAAAATCACCTTTGCAGGATCAGCTGGGTGCATTCCAGGATAAGCGAAATGCATTGCGCTTGTTCAGGCAGTATCACCCTGCCCGGATGTCGAAAAAAGAAAGGGTTTATTTAGAAAAGAAAGAGAAAGCTTTGGTAGCGGAAAAGAAGACGATGAAGGCACAATTGATCAGGGAGTTAAAGTCAATTTTATAA
- a CDS encoding nitroreductase family protein: MSLIDDLQWRYATKKMNGAKVPQEKLDYILEAARLAPSSSGLQPYKIIVISDKALLEKIKGIAFNQSQIADCSHLLVWAAWDGYSDARISNVFNATMDERGLPHDTMDNYKSVILNMYEPKGQDWQAHHAAKQSYISFAMAIAAAAEQKVDATPMEGFVPEQLDELLQLNGTGYKSTVILPLGYREAANDWLVNMKKVRTPKADFITEMTTADAAQTDGAPVTLNLETIVKK; encoded by the coding sequence ATGAGTTTAATAGACGATTTACAATGGCGCTATGCCACTAAAAAGATGAATGGTGCGAAAGTACCTCAGGAGAAATTAGATTATATTCTGGAAGCGGCGCGCCTGGCACCCTCTTCTTCCGGTTTACAGCCGTATAAAATCATCGTAATTTCCGACAAGGCATTACTGGAAAAAATAAAAGGTATCGCATTTAATCAGAGCCAGATCGCCGACTGCTCTCACCTGCTGGTTTGGGCCGCCTGGGATGGATATAGTGATGCAAGGATCAGCAATGTATTCAATGCAACGATGGATGAGCGTGGATTACCACATGACACCATGGACAACTATAAAAGCGTGATATTAAACATGTATGAACCAAAGGGCCAGGATTGGCAGGCTCATCATGCGGCAAAGCAGAGTTATATCTCCTTTGCAATGGCTATTGCAGCAGCTGCAGAGCAGAAAGTAGATGCGACACCGATGGAAGGATTTGTGCCTGAGCAGTTAGATGAACTGTTACAATTGAATGGTACAGGGTATAAGAGTACGGTGATCCTGCCTTTGGGATATAGAGAAGCAGCGAATGACTGGCTGGTGAATATGAAGAAAGTGCGTACGCCTAAAGCGGATTTCATTACTGAAATGACGACTGCAGATGCTGCGCAGACAGATGGTGCACCTGTTACACTGAATCTGGAAACGATCGTAAAGAAATAG
- a CDS encoding alpha/beta hydrolase family protein: MEQVISVSPVVLPAPGRGIDLQVRISAPIKGAQLPVILFAHGFGNSLDGYAPLVNYWAARGFVVIQPSFLDSKRIGVSPDDPRTPDIWKIRVADMKQVLDQLDDIIDVVPGLQERVDTSRIAAVGHSFGAHTSGLLLGMRVIGEEDDMSDARVQVGVLLTAAGNGGADLSPFAAANYPFMNPDFSGMKKPALVVAGDKDISPLTVRGWDWFTDPYTMSPGPKSLLTLYGGEHLLGGISGYHVVETSDENPERVAAVQQLTWAYLRTAFYPEDTAWQDAAIDLTQGKIDNKGDL; the protein is encoded by the coding sequence ATGGAACAAGTTATTTCAGTTAGTCCTGTTGTGCTTCCTGCACCCGGACGTGGTATAGACCTACAGGTTCGGATTTCAGCGCCAATAAAAGGTGCACAGCTCCCTGTTATTTTATTCGCACATGGTTTTGGTAATTCTTTGGATGGCTATGCCCCATTGGTAAATTACTGGGCAGCTCGTGGTTTTGTGGTTATACAACCCAGTTTCCTCGATTCCAAAAGAATAGGTGTAAGTCCGGATGACCCCAGAACACCTGATATCTGGAAAATTCGTGTAGCCGATATGAAACAGGTATTGGATCAGCTGGATGATATTATCGATGTAGTGCCAGGATTGCAGGAGCGTGTGGATACTTCTCGCATTGCAGCGGTTGGACATTCTTTTGGTGCACACACCAGTGGCTTGTTATTAGGAATGCGTGTGATAGGTGAAGAGGATGATATGTCTGATGCACGCGTCCAGGTAGGTGTTCTGCTGACAGCCGCCGGTAATGGTGGTGCGGATCTGAGCCCTTTTGCAGCAGCAAATTACCCCTTCATGAATCCTGATTTCAGTGGCATGAAGAAACCGGCATTAGTGGTGGCGGGCGATAAAGATATTTCACCACTAACGGTGCGTGGCTGGGATTGGTTTACGGATCCTTATACCATGAGTCCGGGGCCTAAATCATTGCTGACTTTATATGGTGGCGAGCATTTGCTGGGAGGAATTTCCGGTTACCATGTTGTGGAGACTTCTGATGAGAACCCGGAAAGAGTAGCAGCTGTACAGCAATTGACATGGGCTTATCTGCGAACGGCCTTTTACCCGGAAGATACTGCATGGCAGGATGCCGCGATAGATCTAACGCAAGGAAAGATTGATAATAAAGGGGATCTGTAG
- a CDS encoding winged helix-turn-helix transcriptional regulator, whose product MKRVRAIDDTLHILGGKWKVILIAHLCYKPMRYSELLKDLNGIAGKVLSRELKDLEMNGLIIREVSETQPVTVTYKLSQYGKTLKELTDSLADWGLQHRARIFNAEKFEKPVEAVLPER is encoded by the coding sequence ATGAAAAGAGTGCGCGCGATTGATGATACGCTTCATATTCTGGGTGGAAAATGGAAGGTGATCCTGATTGCGCATCTTTGTTATAAGCCTATGCGGTATTCAGAATTGTTGAAAGATTTGAATGGGATAGCAGGGAAGGTGCTGAGCAGGGAATTGAAGGATCTCGAGATGAATGGGCTGATTATCAGGGAGGTGTCAGAGACACAGCCGGTGACGGTGACTTATAAATTATCGCAATATGGGAAGACCTTGAAGGAGTTGACGGATAGTTTGGCGGATTGGGGATTGCAGCACCGGGCGCGGATTTTTAATGCGGAGAAGTTTGAGAAGCCGGTGGAGGCCGTGTTGCCAGAGAGGTAG
- a CDS encoding Crp/Fnr family transcriptional regulator codes for MLRDHIEKILPLTDEEFSFVQTFFTTRKYKKHQYLIQEGDEVKNCYLVISGLLKLVYNDDNDKDHIVSFAMEDWWESDYYAFYTQSQATMSLTCIEDTEVYCFSFENYKKLCAALPKMERFFLQKSTFGFLAAQRRILSLLTSNAKERYEQLLKQHPSLLQRVPKSLLAKYLGVSRETLSRLV; via the coding sequence ATGCTTAGAGACCATATTGAAAAAATACTCCCCCTCACAGATGAAGAATTTTCATTTGTGCAGACGTTCTTTACCACCAGGAAGTATAAGAAACACCAGTACCTGATACAGGAAGGCGACGAAGTAAAGAATTGTTACCTGGTCATTTCCGGGCTCTTAAAACTGGTCTATAATGATGATAACGACAAAGACCATATCGTGTCCTTTGCCATGGAAGACTGGTGGGAGAGTGACTATTATGCGTTTTATACCCAATCGCAGGCCACCATGTCTTTAACGTGTATAGAAGACACGGAAGTCTATTGTTTCTCCTTCGAAAATTATAAAAAGCTCTGTGCAGCGTTGCCTAAAATGGAACGGTTCTTTTTACAGAAATCTACTTTTGGTTTCCTGGCAGCACAGCGGCGTATCCTCTCCCTCCTGACATCTAATGCTAAAGAAAGATATGAGCAGTTGCTCAAACAACATCCCTCTTTATTACAAAGGGTGCCTAAAAGTCTGCTGGCGAAATATCTTGGCGTATCCCGGGAAACCCTGAGTCGCCTGGTGTGA
- a CDS encoding RidA family protein: protein MEIRNINPWTWQDERSYVQAVEVKNVNSTLYCAGQAAVFPDGSSSTEDMKGQLTHAIANLEQVILAAGYEPKGIVRLNIYTTSSAALWPHFSILQEWIAKHGIRQASTLFEVKSLFETLQVELEATVVK from the coding sequence ATGGAAATAAGAAACATCAATCCCTGGACCTGGCAGGATGAACGCAGTTACGTACAGGCCGTAGAAGTAAAGAACGTAAACAGTACATTGTATTGTGCAGGACAAGCCGCCGTATTTCCGGACGGCAGCTCCAGTACCGAAGACATGAAAGGCCAGTTGACCCACGCGATCGCCAACCTGGAACAGGTGATCCTGGCAGCCGGATATGAGCCGAAAGGCATCGTCCGATTGAATATCTACACAACCTCCTCAGCCGCGCTATGGCCTCATTTTTCCATACTCCAGGAGTGGATAGCAAAACATGGCATCCGGCAGGCGTCCACCTTATTTGAGGTAAAATCTCTTTTCGAAACATTGCAGGTAGAACTGGAGGCTACAGTAGTAAAATAA
- a CDS encoding glycoside hydrolase family 31 protein — translation MPLGKVISAILIASICNCVYAQTKTIQIKNGEHWYGGAVTEGQQMPLKDGYSFNLFANTGGNQAAPLLLSSSGRYIWSDEPFQFAVHGNVLEISNAIAPVEVDSLGHNLKDAFSNAAKKHFPAKGKLPDTLLITRPQYNTWIELVYNQNQADILRYANAILANGFPAGVLMIDDNWGDYYGRFDFRKDRFENAAAMVDSLHKMGFKVMLWISPFVSPDTEVFRELLSKKLLLMKDTVNPAILSWWNGYSAVMDFTNPTAKEWFSGRLDYMVQTYHLDGFKLDAGDADFYPADAVSFAKATPNEQSRLWGEIGLHYALNEYRAMWKMGGEPLVQRLRDKQHTWVDLQKLIPHITLAGLLGYNFTCPDMIGGGEFGSFIGRDKLDEELVVRSAQCSALMPMMQFSVAPWRVLSKEHLAMVKKTVEIRGKYTPYILELAKASAVSGVPIVRSMEYEFPGQGFAAAKGQFMLGDKYLVAPVMTKDGKQSVVLPKGKWRSDKGEVLKGPGTIEQTVPLDRLPVYELIK, via the coding sequence AACTATTCAAATTAAGAACGGAGAACACTGGTACGGAGGCGCTGTTACCGAAGGGCAGCAGATGCCGCTGAAAGATGGTTATTCATTTAACCTCTTTGCGAATACAGGTGGGAACCAGGCAGCTCCTCTTTTGCTGTCCAGCAGTGGGCGGTATATCTGGAGTGATGAGCCTTTTCAATTTGCAGTACATGGCAATGTATTGGAGATTTCAAATGCAATTGCGCCTGTTGAAGTGGATTCGCTGGGGCACAACCTGAAAGATGCTTTTTCCAATGCGGCGAAGAAACATTTTCCTGCGAAGGGAAAATTGCCGGATACATTATTGATTACCAGACCTCAGTACAATACGTGGATTGAACTGGTATATAATCAGAACCAGGCTGATATTCTTAGGTATGCAAATGCCATTCTTGCCAACGGTTTTCCTGCCGGTGTACTGATGATTGATGATAACTGGGGAGACTATTACGGCAGGTTTGATTTTAGAAAAGATCGATTTGAGAATGCGGCGGCGATGGTGGATAGTTTGCATAAGATGGGTTTTAAGGTGATGCTGTGGATAAGTCCTTTTGTGTCTCCGGATACAGAAGTATTCAGGGAGCTGTTGAGCAAGAAGTTGCTGTTGATGAAGGATACGGTGAACCCTGCGATCCTGAGCTGGTGGAATGGATATAGCGCGGTGATGGATTTCACGAATCCCACTGCAAAGGAGTGGTTTAGCGGCAGACTGGATTATATGGTGCAGACTTATCACCTGGATGGTTTTAAGTTGGATGCCGGGGATGCTGATTTTTATCCGGCTGATGCGGTTTCCTTTGCGAAGGCTACGCCTAATGAGCAAAGTCGTTTGTGGGGAGAAATAGGCCTGCATTATGCATTGAATGAGTATCGGGCTATGTGGAAGATGGGGGGAGAACCGCTTGTGCAGCGCTTGAGGGATAAGCAGCATACGTGGGTGGATTTGCAGAAGCTGATTCCGCATATTACGCTGGCGGGTTTGTTGGGGTATAATTTTACCTGTCCGGATATGATTGGCGGTGGGGAGTTTGGGTCTTTTATTGGGAGAGATAAATTGGATGAGGAGCTAGTGGTACGTTCTGCACAGTGTTCTGCATTGATGCCGATGATGCAGTTTTCAGTGGCGCCGTGGAGGGTGTTGAGTAAGGAGCATCTTGCGATGGTGAAGAAAACGGTGGAGATCAGGGGAAAGTACACGCCTTATATTTTGGAGTTGGCGAAGGCTTCTGCTGTGAGCGGGGTGCCTATTGTGAGGAGTATGGAGTATGAGTTTCCGGGGCAGGGGTTTGCAGCCGCGAAGGGGCAGTTTATGTTAGGGGATAAGTACCTGGTGGCGCCTGTGATGACGAAGGATGGGAAGCAGTCTGTCGTGTTGCCGAAGGGGAAGTGGAGGAGTGATAAAGGAGAGGTGTTGAAGGGGCCGGGAACGATTGAGCAGACGGTGCCATTGGATAGGTTACCGGTGTATGAGTTGATAAAGTGA
- a CDS encoding VOC family protein, with product MSLIAVLPKVFYADIQQALDFFIDGLGFELGYHDEVLYIVNRDNATFQLMVEPELAAKDSRPEIRIATDDIEAVYADIKARRPDILHPNLNYVKQQPWGLKEFAVLDPTTVCIVFQQSL from the coding sequence ATGAGCCTGATCGCCGTATTACCCAAAGTTTTTTATGCAGACATTCAGCAGGCGCTTGATTTCTTTATTGATGGGCTGGGGTTTGAATTAGGATACCATGATGAAGTATTGTATATCGTAAACAGGGATAATGCTACTTTTCAATTAATGGTAGAACCGGAGCTGGCTGCTAAAGATAGCAGGCCTGAAATCAGGATTGCTACTGATGATATTGAAGCGGTGTATGCGGATATTAAAGCAAGGCGGCCAGATATTCTGCATCCGAATCTGAATTATGTGAAGCAGCAGCCATGGGGATTGAAGGAGTTTGCAGTGTTGGATCCAACTACGGTTTGTATTGTGTTTCAGCAGTCTTTGTGA
- a CDS encoding DEAD/DEAH box helicase: MGNNSLYPYQERDLNILFDKLSHASKGYRILYQLPTGGGKTRIFSEIARWYVENFHKQVMVLTHRTELCKQTATTLTRIGIKNKVINSTVKQLRKREEHACYVAMVETLRNRLKQGIINPANIGLVIIDEAHHNAFQKLLNKFPRAIVVGVTATPLSSNADLPMNKTYQELIVGESISGLIKQRYLAKPVSWRYDVELNSLKTGIYGDFTISTSDELYSSRAMLELLLHAYETHSKNKKTLIFNNGIFTSRNVCKMFQDAGYPIRHLDNRHSPAEREEILKWYKKTKAAILTSVSILTTGFDEPSIQTIILNRATTSLTLYHQMIGRGSRSLPKKKNFTIIDLGNNIDRFGEWQAPMDWQLIFERPEAYIESMHYLSTTEARVISSDLRSKFPNTLQLSFDIQEAHQRVIEAGQKPLTVIRDAIRQHAIMCIENSDTISQALELTELLDQEIQWRVKQYGKCLGKVTRNYTDWLVADYKERLKTLIQKIMQKGKPKAA, from the coding sequence ATGGGAAACAATAGTTTGTACCCGTACCAGGAACGTGACCTCAATATCCTATTTGATAAACTCTCTCATGCATCCAAAGGCTATAGGATTCTTTATCAATTACCAACGGGTGGAGGCAAGACAAGGATCTTTTCTGAGATTGCCAGGTGGTATGTGGAAAACTTTCATAAACAGGTAATGGTATTGACGCACCGGACCGAACTATGTAAGCAGACGGCGACTACATTGACAAGGATCGGGATCAAAAACAAAGTGATCAATAGCACGGTGAAGCAATTGCGTAAACGGGAAGAACATGCCTGTTATGTGGCGATGGTAGAGACCTTGCGAAACCGTTTGAAACAGGGGATTATTAATCCTGCCAATATAGGATTGGTGATCATTGATGAAGCACATCACAATGCATTCCAGAAATTGTTGAATAAATTCCCGCGTGCGATCGTGGTGGGTGTTACGGCAACACCACTGAGTTCAAATGCAGATCTGCCAATGAACAAAACTTACCAGGAATTGATTGTGGGCGAGAGCATCAGCGGTCTGATCAAACAGCGCTACCTGGCAAAGCCGGTGAGCTGGCGGTATGATGTGGAATTGAATTCACTGAAGACAGGGATCTATGGAGATTTCACCATCAGTACTTCGGATGAATTATATTCATCCAGGGCAATGCTGGAATTACTTTTACATGCTTATGAAACGCATTCGAAAAATAAGAAGACGCTGATCTTTAACAATGGGATCTTTACCTCCAGGAATGTGTGTAAAATGTTCCAGGACGCGGGGTATCCGATCAGGCATTTGGACAATCGTCATTCGCCGGCGGAGCGGGAAGAGATTTTGAAATGGTATAAGAAAACGAAAGCTGCGATCCTGACATCTGTCTCGATCCTGACGACGGGCTTTGACGAGCCATCGATACAAACGATTATTCTGAATCGTGCCACGACATCATTGACATTGTACCACCAGATGATTGGGCGTGGGTCGCGGAGTTTGCCTAAGAAGAAGAATTTTACCATCATCGATTTGGGAAATAATATAGATCGGTTTGGAGAGTGGCAGGCACCGATGGATTGGCAATTGATCTTTGAAAGACCGGAGGCGTATATAGAAAGTATGCATTACTTATCTACAACGGAAGCGCGGGTGATATCTTCGGATCTTCGTTCTAAATTTCCGAATACATTGCAGTTATCATTTGATATACAGGAGGCGCATCAGCGTGTGATAGAGGCGGGGCAGAAGCCATTGACGGTGATCAGGGATGCGATCCGGCAACATGCGATAATGTGTATAGAGAATAGTGATACGATTAGCCAGGCACTGGAACTGACTGAATTATTGGATCAGGAGATACAGTGGCGGGTGAAGCAGTATGGGAAGTGTTTGGGCAAGGTGACGAGGAATTATACGGATTGGCTGGTGGCGGATTATAAGGAGCGGTTGAAGACATTGATTCAGAAAATTATGCAGAAAGGGAAGCCGAAGGCGGCGTAA